Proteins encoded by one window of Chondromyces crocatus:
- a CDS encoding formylglycine-generating enzyme family protein: MSRRPALDPRDPGEKRGAPPRAGRTTLGWIVAHLAGCGVSSALLGCGASSATHGAPAVVLEIAPLEAGVEASGPAAEAAEEAPDPQRKGMIQIPSGSFEMGFDGCDTDEQPVHTVKVEGFWMDVTEVTVEAYEQCVRAQTCQPAQTADEADSRPEGILHCNSGRTDRARHPVNCVTWRQADTYCRAQDKRLPTETEWEFAARGTKGRTFPWGDTFLDEGLCWDRDDGTCPVGSFPDGNTPQGLMDMAGNVWEWTASHYCGYGEPDCDDTSYVDRGGAWVSDEERLVHAAHRGRGNARTAESYIGFRCVRSR; encoded by the coding sequence GTCGCCCACCTGGCAGGGTGTGGCGTGTCGAGCGCGCTGCTCGGCTGTGGCGCCAGCAGCGCGACGCACGGCGCGCCCGCGGTGGTGCTGGAGATCGCGCCGCTCGAGGCCGGGGTGGAGGCGAGCGGACCCGCCGCAGAGGCCGCGGAAGAGGCGCCCGATCCGCAGCGGAAGGGCATGATCCAGATCCCCTCGGGGAGCTTCGAGATGGGGTTCGACGGCTGTGACACGGACGAGCAGCCGGTGCATACGGTGAAGGTCGAGGGATTCTGGATGGACGTCACCGAGGTGACGGTCGAGGCGTACGAGCAGTGCGTCCGTGCGCAGACCTGCCAGCCCGCCCAGACGGCCGACGAGGCGGACTCGCGCCCCGAGGGCATCCTGCACTGCAACAGCGGGCGCACGGATCGGGCCCGGCACCCGGTGAACTGCGTGACGTGGCGGCAAGCGGACACCTACTGCCGGGCGCAGGACAAGCGGCTGCCCACCGAGACGGAGTGGGAGTTCGCGGCGCGCGGGACGAAGGGGCGCACCTTCCCGTGGGGCGACACGTTCCTGGACGAGGGGCTGTGCTGGGATCGAGACGACGGGACCTGCCCGGTGGGATCGTTCCCGGATGGCAACACGCCTCAGGGGCTCATGGACATGGCGGGGAATGTGTGGGAGTGGACTGCCAGTCATTACTGTGGGTACGGCGAGCCCGACTGCGACGACACGAGCTATGTCGATCGCGGCGGGGCCTGGGTGAGCGACGAGGAGCGGCTGGTGCACGCAGCCCACCGCGGCCGTGGGAACGCGCGGACGGCGGAGAGCTACATCGGGTTCCGCTGCGTGCGGTCGAGGTAG
- the purN gene encoding phosphoribosylglycinamide formyltransferase, with product MPPLDLGVLVSGRGSNLQAILDAVAEGRLDARVRVVISNQADVEALSRAERAGVPTRVVSHRAFADRAGFDAALVSALREAGASWVVLAGFMRLLTPTFLEAFPDRVVNIHPALSPSFPGVDAQQQALDHGVKLTGCTVHLVDAGTDTGPILAQAVVPVLDGDDRAQLGARLLEMEHALLVQALGWIAEGRLELVPSAAPGGRTRARFAGVVPVLGLRTAGGAAEGFGGGPERAP from the coding sequence ATGCCGCCGCTCGACCTCGGTGTCCTCGTCTCGGGACGTGGGTCCAACCTGCAGGCCATCCTCGACGCCGTGGCCGAAGGCCGGCTCGACGCGCGGGTGCGGGTGGTGATCTCGAACCAGGCGGACGTCGAGGCCCTGAGCCGAGCCGAGCGCGCCGGCGTGCCGACGCGCGTCGTGTCGCACCGGGCGTTCGCGGACCGCGCGGGCTTCGACGCGGCGCTGGTGTCGGCGCTGCGCGAGGCGGGGGCGTCGTGGGTGGTGCTGGCGGGGTTCATGCGGCTGCTCACGCCGACGTTTCTCGAGGCCTTCCCGGACCGCGTGGTGAACATCCACCCCGCGCTCTCGCCGTCGTTCCCCGGGGTGGATGCACAGCAGCAGGCGCTGGACCACGGGGTGAAGCTCACGGGCTGCACGGTGCACCTGGTGGACGCGGGCACGGACACGGGGCCGATCCTCGCGCAAGCGGTGGTGCCGGTGCTGGACGGCGACGACCGGGCGCAGCTCGGGGCGCGGCTGCTGGAGATGGAGCACGCGCTGCTCGTGCAAGCGCTCGGATGGATCGCCGAGGGGCGGCTGGAGCTCGTGCCGTCGGCTGCCCCCGGGGGACGCACGCGGGCGCGGTTCGCGGGGGTCGTGCCCGTGCTGGGGCTCCGCACGGCCGGAGGAGCAGCCGAAGGCTTTGGCGGCGGGCCGGAGCGGGCGCCGTGA